Genomic window (Leptospira weilii):
ATCATTAGGACAGGGAGAATATGCTAAACTGAATTCCATAACTCTTGTTCGCCTATAGGATCATTTTTCATCTTTGGTCGGAAAAGAAAAGTCTCTTCTTACAATTTGTAAATTTCTGTTCGATCCGAAAGAACGATTGTTGGTCGGGCAGAATTTTCATCATCCGATCGTCGGATGAAAAACGAAGCTTGAGCGTCGGCAGATTTGTCATCTATTTTATTTGTTCGTTGTGTTTTCCCTGTGCTTGATCGTTCTGACAATTTCATAAGCTTTATATGGAGTGTTTTTTCGAAATAAGAGTTCCTTTCAAAGCCCCAAAGTGATAGAAACTTTTAGATGTCTCGGAAAAATATGTTTGTTTGATCTTTTTATGAAAAAAAATCGTTCTCTAAATCTTTAGTTCCGATTTACTGAAAACAATCTATGTCTATTGACCCGACTCAGATTCATACCATTGCCGTCGATTTAGATGGAACTCTTCTCAATTCCAAAAGTAGAATTTCTCCCCTAACCCATTCGGTGCTTCAAAAGGCGATCGACCAGGGAAAAAATTTGGTGATCGCGACCGGTAGGAGATTTTACTCCTCTTTTCCGTTTGCAAAAGAATTTAGGGGAGAAGTTCACGTTGTGTCCAATAATGGGCAAATTCTTAGAAAGTCTCCGAGTGCGGAACGAATTTCCGAAAGTTATTTGGAATTAAGTTTGGTTCAAAAAATTCTTCATTTAGGAAAAGAATTTCACACTCCGCCTATTTTACACGTGGACAAATTCGAAGAAGGCATCGATATGCTCACCGAAATTCCGATTACGGACAGGATATATCATAACTATTCGGGCGGAGATCAGTCGAGAACCAAGAAGGTCGGCGATTTTCTTTCTGCGGATCTCGAAAAAATTTTAGTGATTTGTTTTTTATCGCTTCATAAGGAAGATTTAATTTCTCTCATCCGTAAAGTTTCCGCTCTTCCGGAAGCGTCCGAACTGCGGTGTATTCTTACCAAAATTCCCGGAGTTTCTTATTGTGTGGAAATTATCAATGTATCCGTTTCGAAATGGTCTGGGATTTCTAATTTTCTTTTCTTAAAAGGTTTGGACGGGAAAGGCGTGGTTGCCTTCGGGGACGAGCGAAACGACTTGGAAATGCTTCTTCATAGCGGCGTCGGCTTTGCGATGAAGAACGCCATTCCCGAAATCAAAAAATCCGTAAGACACATTACACGATACAGTAATGAAGAAGACGGAGTGGCTCTTGCTTTAGTGGAAAATCGGATCATCCTTTTTTGAGGTTATGTCGCAACTTTTGCACATACCATTGTAACAACTCAAGTCTTCTGTTTCGGAACCGGAAGGTTTGCCGACCAATTCCCGGACTACAGACAACAGAGGAAAGAAAAGCCGAACCGCCGTTAGGCTGACAACCGTATATACAATCCAATTTTGCGTCTGAATGTCCAAGTGCATAGGTCCAAATTGAAAATCAGTCTCAATAAAGTCAATAAAAACTTTTTTGAAAGAATGACACTTCTTTGACAATCAGAACTTTAAAACTGGTATAGTTTGTTTATCGATTATGTGGTCCACTCTGCAAGTTTATCATTCGATTCAAAAAGGTAGAGAGAATGTAGAAATTCCAGGCTCGTATTCTTGGACGACTTGTATGCGTACGATTTGGATCACGGATAGCCGGATTCACGGAGAACCTTCGGCACTTCCAGCTACTTTAGAGAAATATAATGGTTATGAAGCGTATCGCTTTATGCTTGAGGTTGTTTCCGGTCTTCATTCCAGACTTTTAGGTGAAACTGAAGTTCTCGCACAGTTTCGGGATAAGTTCAAAAACTCCTCCCTACCCTCTTCCGCATTCGGGGAATATCTCGCGAAATTCAGAGACAGTCTGATTCAGGATTCGAGAAGTATTCGTTCCCGTTATCTTCAAAATATTGGTGAACAATCTTACGGGGGTCTTGCAAATAAGTATCTGAAAGACCGAGGTTTGGTTTCTATTTTAGGAACGGGACAACTCGCCGAAAAAATTCTTCCTTGGTTGAAAAGTCGAAACGTGACTCTCGTCGGGCGCAACGAAAAACGTTTATTAGAACTTTCTAAAGAATTTGGTGTGTCCGTTAAGCCGCTGATTGATTGGAAACCTTCCGGGGAAGCGATCGTGATTGCGGCGCCTTTGAATCTTTCTTCTTATCTGGATTCGATTACGGGCGATGTTGTCGCGGTCGATTTTAGGGAAATTCCTTTGGAAGAAAAATGGCCCGATACGATTCAATACGTGTCTTTTGCCGAGATGTTGGATTCTCTTCGTGAAACCGAGGAAAGGGCTTTGCAAATTCGGGAAAAAATCGGACCCGCTCTGGATGAGCTCGTAGAAGAACGAGAGCTTGAAACTCGACAATTCATTTTCGGCTGGGAAGATCTGACTTGTCCCGCGTTCTAAAGATTGGTTCCCGTAACAGCGCTCTCGCAAAACTACAAACCTATCTTGTACTCGATGCTCTAAGGGAAAAATTTCCGAATACCCAAATCGAACTTCATTTTCGAGAAGCCTCGGGGGATCTGGATCTGCAAACCCCTCTCTGGAAAATGAGGACGAGAGGAGTTTTTACACAAGATCTCACAAAGGATCTCGTGGAAAAAAAAGTGGATCTCGTAATTCACTCCTGGAAGGACTTGGATTTGGAAGGCCATCCCGGAACGACAATCGTAGGCGTGTTGGACCGTGCAGATCAAAGAGACGTTCTTCTTTGGAAAAAATCCTCCCTTTCTAAATATTCCCCTTCGGAACTGAAAATTCAAACCTCTTCTCCGAGAAGGGAATATAATTTAAGAAAATTCTTAAGTAATTCCCTGCCTTCCCGTTATAAAAATTCTTCGCTTATCTTTTTACCGGTTCGAGGTAATATCCAAACGAGAATCCGCAAATGGAGAGACTCCGACTCGGATGGACTTGTGCTTGCCAAGGCGGCGCTTGATCGACTTTTGTCGGAGGGTTTTTTAAATTCGAATGAATTAGAATATCAAGAAATTCGAAAATTCTTAAAAGAGATCTTAGCGGAGTCGGTATTTCAAGTTTTTCCTCTTTCCTTAAATCCTTCCGCTCCCGCACAAGGGGCGATCGCGGCGGAGGTGAGAGCGGATGACGAGTGGGCTTTGAGTCTTGTCCGGGTCCTAAGCAAACCCGAAGTTGTTTCAGCGGTGCAAGAGGAAAGAGGCATCTTAAAACGTTTCGGCGGAGGTTGTCATCAAAAGATAGGCGTTTCGATTCTTCGCAAACCCTATGGAAAAATTTTATACCAAAGAGGACTTACGGATTCCGGCGAAATTTTGGAAATTGAGGAACAATTCTCCGATACTTTTTTTCCTCCGGCCGAGTCCGTCGCAAAAGCTTATCCGGTGCCGGGAGAGGCGGTCAAACAAAAACGAACTCCTTTGGATTCTTCCCAAGGATTTGTTCTTTCCAAGGACGGTAAAGAAGACAAAGTCATTTTTCCCGAAGAGCTGATCCTAAAAGATTGGCTTGTGACCCGAGGCAATGCCTTTCCAAATTTGGATCCGTCCTTAGAGCACAGGGGCCTCGTCTGGACTTCCGGTTTGAAAACTTGGTACCAACTCGCCGAAAAGGATATTTGGGTTCATGGTTCTTTGGATGCGCTCGGAGAAGAGGAACTTCCCAAACATTCCATTTTTGGAAACTCCTTGGATTTTGTGAAGTGTACACACATAGGTTCCACGGAGATCGCATCCGGTCTTACGCGGATTCTTACGTATCAAACACAGCCTATGGAAGATCACCCCGATCTTTCCGAAAAAACTCATTTTTTTTGGATGAGTGCGTCTCAGTTCGATACGGCTTTGTCGTTTTTCCCTCGAATCCGAGATCGATTTCATGCCTGCGGGCCCGGAATTACTTCCTCCCATATCCGAAAAGTTCTGGGAGAATCGGCAAACTTATCTGTCTTTATACACTATGAGTCCTGGCTACAAAGTCTCGGACTTAAAGAATTCAAAGGAAAAGAGCTTGGAAACCAAACAAAGAAGAATTCGCCTTAATACAGGACTCAGAGATCTTGCGTCTTCGGAAAGTCTAAATTCAAAAAAACTAATACAACCTCTTTTTATCGTAGAAGGTTTAGAGGAAAGAGAAAAGATAGATTCTCTTCCCGGCGTTTACAGAGACTCCGAGATTTCCGTTTTGAAACAAGCGGAATCGGATCTTAAGGCGGGAGTGACTCATTTTATTCTTTTTCTCGTTCCAAAGTCCAAATCCAATTCTGAGATTCCGAAATCTTTTTACGAACGCTCCATCTCTTCCTTGAAAAAGGAATTCCCCAACGCCTTTTTATGGATCGATACTTGTATGTGTTCGCTCACGACGCACGGTCACTGCGGACTTCTGCGTCCGGACGGAAGTGTCGATAACCCCTCTTCCGTAAGACATCTTTCCGAGATCGCCTTGACGTATGCGCAGTCCGGTGCGGATGGGATCGCTCCGAGCGATATGATGGACGGAAGAGTCAAAAGCCACCGCTCTATTCTGGACACAAACGGTTTTTCGAATATTCCAATTTTAAGTTATTCTACTAAATTTAAGAGCAATTTTTATGGACCGTTTCGTGTGGCTGCGGATTCCGCTCCGGGACAAGGGGATCGTTCTTCCTACCAGATCGACGTTCGAAACCGGGAGGATTCGATTCTTTCCTCCATCCGCGATAAGGAAGAAGGCGCAGATTTTTTAATGGTCAAGCCCGGAATGACTTCTATCGATCTTATCGGTCCGATCCGTGAAAAAACAGGACTTCCGACCGGCGCTTATCAGGTCAGCGGAGAATATGCGTCGATTCACTATCTTGCGCAAAACGGTTTTTGTGATTTTAACGCTGCCTTGTGCGAGACCTGGCAGATTTTTTCTAGGGCGAATGCCGCTTATTTGATAACTTATGGAGCGAGAAAAGGTAAGGAGATTTTATCTTGAGTCAACGTTCATCCGAATTGATTTCCGATTCGTGGAAAGGGAATACTTCCGAAGAGCTTTTTGAAAGAGCTAAGATTGTTTCCCCCGGAGGGGTTCATTCTCCCGTCCGTTCCTTTCGTTCGGTGGGAGGCACGCCCGTATTTTTCGTTTCCGCAAATGGGCCCACGTTAACCGACGTTTCCGGCAAGGAATATGTCGATTTTTGTCTGAGTTTCGGTCCTTTGATTTTGGGTCACAGAGATCCGGAAGTGGAAGAAGTGGTTCGTGAAACTGCGGGCCTTGCATGGAGTTTCGGAACCGCGGAACCCTACTCTCTCGAACTTGCGGAATTTATCACGGGTCGGATTCCTTGGGCCGAAAAGGTCCGTTTTGTGAATTCGGGTACCGAGGCGGTGATGAGCGCGCTTCGTGTCGCGCGTGCGGCGACCGGAAGGGAAAAAATTTTCAAGTTCGACGGATGTTATCACGGTCATTTGGATGCGCTTTTGGTTAAAGCGGGTTCCGGCCTTGCAGGAGAATCCTCTTCCGACAGCGCTGGAATTTCTTCGACTGCAATCGCAAATACTCTCACGCTACCTTTGGACGACGAAATGGCGGTACAGAAATTGTTCGAATCCGAAGGAAAAAATATAGCTGCTTTGATTATCGAGCCTTTGCCGGCTAACTACGGACTTCTCCTACAAAGAAAGGAATTTCTTTTGAAAATTGCAGAGATCGCGAAAAAATATGGAACGTTAGTCGTGTTTGATGAGGTGATTTCGGGATTTAGGACCGGTTTTCAGGGAATGTCCGGTTTGCTTGGAATTCGTCCCGATTTAGTAACTTACGGTAAGATCATAGGGGGCGGTTTTCCGGTCGGTTGTTACGCCGGAAGGAAGGATCTTTTGGATTTAGTCGCTCCTTCCGGTCCGGTATATCAGGCCGGAACATTGAGCGCCAATCCGTTTGGAATGAGAGCCGGGCTTGCAACTCTAAAAAAAGCCGAAAGAGATTCCATCTATTCGGTGTTAGAAGCTCGAACCAAAACTTTTGCCGACGGAATGGTAAAACTTCTGAATGGAAAAACGGATCAGGAATGGGAGGCTGTGACTCATTCCTCCCTGTTCTGGTTTCGTAAAAAAACGCAACAAGCGGTAAGAAGGATCGATCAGATTCCGGAAGGTCATAAAGAAGGGTTTGCGAAAGTATTTCACGTTTTGTTAAAGAACGGAATTTATCTGGCTCCTTCCGGTTATGAGGTGGGATTCTTATCCTGGGCCCATAATGATTCGGTGATCGCAAGGACTTTGGAAATAGCAGATAAGGCCTTCAAGGGACTCTAATGTCTTCTCTGTGGAAAAATTCTAGAATCCTTTTTGCAATCGTTTGGTTGTTGGTCACGGTTTCACTCGGGGTTTGGTGGTTTTTACTCGGGCTTAAACTTACGAATACCGTAGCGGGGCTTAGCGCGAAACTGAATTCGTCGTCTGAAAGTTTTTCCATTTTGGAAAGACAAAGCAGAATGATCAAAATGGAAGGCGCTTTTTTTCTTTTGATGCTTTTTCTGGGAGGAGCGACGCTGATTTGGTTTTCTTATCGTGAAACGCGTAGAAATAAACTGATTCACGATTTTTTTTCCACTGTGACTCATGAGATGAAGACGCCCCTTGCGAGTCTGCGTCTTCAAGCTGAAAGTTTACAGGAGGAAACGCTGAGTTTGAATGAGAACAAACTCATTCATCGGTTATTGATGGACTCCGTAAGAATTGAATCCCAGATGAATCGCGCGATGTATCTCGCGAGTCTGACTAGATCCGAAATCCTTTACATAGAAAAAGTGAACGTGCGCGAGATTTTTCTTTCTATCGGAGAGGATTTTCCCGAACTCAAAATCGATCTTTCCCGCCTGGAAAACGTTTCCGTTTCCGCTGACAGAAAGGCGCTCGAAAGTATTTTTAAAAATCTAGCGGAAAATTCTTTGAAACACGGCAAAGCTCGGATCCTTGAAGTGATTTCCGAAAAACAAAAATCCGATCGAATTCTAATAACGGTTTCGGATAACGGATTCGGATTTGACGGAAAGTATAAAGTTTTGGGAATCCCTTTTTATAGACACGGGAGCACGAGCGGAACCGGCATAGGGCTTTATATAATAAAAAAGTTGATGAAAAAAATGAAGGGCGATATGCGGATCGTTCCGCAAAAAAACGGTTTTAGAGTGGATCTGAATTTTTTGGGAGCGATCTGAAATGAAAGCCAAACTCTTGTTAGTCGAAGATGATCGTTCCCTGGGTGAGACTCTTCAAGAGCGTTTGCAAAAAGAGGGGTATGAGGTTCTTTGGACGGTTTCCGCGGTTTCCGCAAAAAAATTGGTCAAAGACGAAAAACCGCATCTGATTCTTTTGGATGTGCGTTTGCCGGACGGAGACGGCTTTGCGCTCGCGGAAGAACTGAAAGAAGCAAAAGACTGCCCCCCGTTCCTGTTTCTAACCGCGCAAGCGGGAGCGCCGGAAAGGCTCAGAGGATTCGAACTCGGAGCGGAAGAATTCATTCCTAAGCCGTTTCATCTCAAGGAGCTTCTTCTTCGCGTTAAACACGTATTAGAATCTCATAAACATTCCATCGAAGAAACCAGATTTTTTTATAAGGACTACGTCTTGGATTTTCAGGGATTTCAGGTTAGGAAAGGATCGGAAGAATTCCCGCTTTCCAAAAGGGACTGTGCCCTACTCCATTTTCTCGTGACAGAAAGGGATCGGACGGTCAGTCGTGCGGAAATATTGGATAAACTTTGGGGAGAAGAACGTTTTCCAACAAATAGGACGATAGATAACTCGATCGTAAGACTAAGGCATGTCTTTGGAGAGGAGGGAGAAAGGGTGATTCGATCCGTCAGAGGTGTCGGTTATCAATGGATCGGAGAAATCAAAGATGTCGAGTAAACGGTATTCAAACGCTATCAGCGGAGTCGCTCAGAAAATTCCTCCCGTATGGATGATGAGGCAGGCGGGCCGTTATCATAAACACTACCAAGCTCTCAGACAAAAATATGCGTTTGAAGAACTTTGTAAAAATCCGGAATTGGCGGCGGAAGTCGCCTTCGGTCCCGTAGACGACTTTGATTTTGACGTTGCGATTCTTTTCTCCGATATTCTTTTTCCATTGGAAGCTTTGGGAATGGGACTTCGATACGCGGATGCCGGACCGGTTTTGAGTTTTTCGATCCGATCCGAAAAAGATTTGAGGAAGTTAAAGCCCGTGGAAGATTCAATTTCCTTTATGCAGTTTCAAAAAAAGGCGATACAGTTGACTCGGGAGAGGATCTCCGAGGACAAGTCCGTCATCGGATTCGTGGGCGGCCCTTGGACTTTGTTTACGTATGCGGTTTCCGGAAAACACGAAGGAAATCTTTCGCTTCCGAAAATTCTTACAGATGTTCGAAATGAATTTTTGAAAAAAATAATCCGGTTTTTAAAAGAGAACATTTCTCTTCAACTGGAAGGCGGAGCCGAGTTGATCATGATCTTCGATACCGCGGGAGGAGACCTTTCTCCCGAATTGTTTCGTGAAATCGTAATTCCCGGGATAAAAACTTTGGCCGATAGTTATCCGGGCAAGGTCGGATATTATGGAAAAGGAACATCGTCTCCGCATTTTCAAGCGCTTCAAGAGATTTTGACTCTTGCCGGTTTTGGATTCGATCATAGGTGGGATCTGAAAGAAATTCTTAAAAATGAAAAGAGAATGGTTCAAGGAAATTTCGATCAAAACTTATTGTTTATGGAGAGAGAGGAATTTAAGAGAACTCTCAAACGTTATTTAATGCCTTATCGGGATCTTTCGCCCGAAGAGAGAATCGGTTGGGTTTGCGGGCTCGGACACGGGGTCATGCCCAAAACACCCGAAGAGAATGTGAAAAGCTTCGTAGAAATTGTGAGAGAGACATTTCGATGACGGTTGAAAAAGAGCTGATTGCAAAATACGATATCCCGGCGCCTCGATACACGAGTTATCCTACCGTACCTTATTGGTCCGAAAATCCGACCACGGAAGAATGGTTGAATAAGGTGAGAAATCGTATTCGTTCCAAAAATTCTTCCCTTTCCCTGTATTTGCATATCCCTTTTTGCGAAACCCTTTGTTCTTTTTGCGGGTGCAATACTTCGATTACAAAAAATCATTCCGTGGAAGATCCTTATGTCGAGACCATTCTGTCGGAATATTCCAGTTATCTAAGGGAGGCGCCCGAAATCTCTCAAAGGGAGTTGAAAGAGATCCATCTAGGCGGTGGAACTCCGACGTATCTTTCGGAGAAGAATTTGGAAGTTCTACTTAGTTTTATATTAGAAAGAATGAATGTTTCTTCTATGCCGGAGTTTTCTCTCGAGGTGGATCCTCGTAGGACCAGAGATACGCAGTTAAAAATTCTCCGTGATTTCGGATTTAAAAGAATCAGTTTGGGAGTGCAAGACTTCGATCCGGAAGTGCAACGGTTAGTGAATCGTACACAACCTTTCGAAATGACGAAAAAGACCACGGAACTTTCCAGAAAATTGGGATACACATCCGTAAATTTCGATCTCATTTACGGACTTCCGAAACAGAATCTGGAGAGTATGAAACGGACCGTTGAAAAAACTTTGGAATTGCGTCCGGATCGGATCGCATTCTACAGTTACGCGCATGTACCTTGGCTCAAGGCGGCGCAAAGATTGTTTACGGAGTCGGATCTTCCTTCCGGTCCTGAAAAGCGCGAATTGTATGAAGTTTCCAGAGAAATGTTTTTGAAAGCGGGTTATATCGAGATCGGAATGGATCATTTCGCTTTGGAATCGGATTCTCTTTCCCAGGCGGCAAAAAACGGAAATTTACATCGGAACTTTATGGGCTATACTTCCAAAACGACGGATCTACTTTTGGGTCTCGGAGTTTCCGCGATTTCGGATAGTTGGGATTGTTTCCACCAAAACGAGAAAATCGTCAAAAAATATCAAAAACGTATTCACAAAGAGGGGTTTGCCACACTTCGGGGACATAAGCTTGACGAGGAAGATTTGATACAAAGATCATTGATTCTGCAATTATCGACGACGGGAACGGTTATAGTACCGAAGCGAATTTTGCGGGATGTGAAGCTGTATTTAGCTTCTATGGAGGACGATACTTTAATTAGATGGGAAGGAAATCTTCTCTCTTTGACCGAAAAGGGTTGGCCTTTTCTTCGCAATGTTTGCACCGGTTTGGATCTCAGATTACGGAGAAAAAGCCCGGAATTGAGGGTTTTTTCAAGGTCGATTTGAAATGAAATATCCGGTTTTCGGTCGAAAAGTCGTCCAAAAAATTATGAGTAAGGAATGACGGTTTTAACAAACAAAAATTGTCGCTTATCGTGGGGAAGGCCTATTTTGAAATTATTTTTGAAAAAACTATTTTTAACTTTCGCTGTGTTCGTTACCGCCGCTCTTTCGATTTCGGCGGAAACCGTTCTTTTGCAAGAAGGCGGAAGTTTCCGCGGTAAGGTCGTTACTCAAAATCAAAAAACAATTACGATTCAAACCAGAGAAGGCAAACGGGTTATTCCCAAAAAGGAAGTGTTGAAGGTCATTTATAAAGATGTCAACGAAGCGGAAGAAGAAAAGATCCGCAACCTCGAGATCCAAAAGTTGGAAGAGGAAAAACTTTCAAAACAAAAAGATCAGGAATTGAAAAAACGGCAGATGGAAGAAGAGCGTCTCGGAAAAGAGAAAGAAGAAATGGATAATAAACCCCTTCCCCCTCCTCTCCTCAAAGAACCCGAGGTTTCCCGGGTCGGAGCGTTTGCAAGATCCGCAGTACTTCCGGGTTGGGGACAATGGGCGAGCGGAAGAAAATTCGCGGCGATTCTTTACCCTACTCTCTTTTTAGCGGCGGGTTATGCGGTTTATGAGAACAATCGCAAATATATAGTCGCTAAAAAAGAATATGAAAATTACGGAAACCCGTATTCGAAGAGTTCGTTCGTAATGGCCGCGTTAGGGATCGCAAATCCGGATTTACCTCCGGTGATTTCCGATCCGGTTACTCTTCATATTTACAACCAGAATTTTAGTCCTTATCAGGACAAAAGGGAAGCCGTAGATAAGGCCTATAAAAATCTTCAAACTAGTATTGGAGTGTTAGCCGGAGTTTATCTGATTAACTTGGCGGATGCTTTTCTTTTCGGCGGTCAAATATCCTCCAAGGTTGGAATTTCGGACGGGACGACCAAAGGGTTGATTTTCGATTACAATCCGATGGCGAGTTCTGGAATCTCTAACGGCGGATTTACGGCTACTCTTGAGTCTAAATACACGTTTGGATATCGGTATCAATTCTAGAATCGGTTTATTTTAAAACCGGCGGTTTTTTAGAAAATAGAATCCGTTTTGATTTCCGGATTGCTGATTTACAATCTTTTGATTTCTACAAAAATGGGCCGGTGAATACGCAACCGCCGGATCATATCGTTGTCGGAACGGGTTTTACTGGGCTTCTATATGCTACCCTTGCTGTTTTA
Coding sequences:
- a CDS encoding Cof-type HAD-IIB family hydrolase, whose translation is MSIDPTQIHTIAVDLDGTLLNSKSRISPLTHSVLQKAIDQGKNLVIATGRRFYSSFPFAKEFRGEVHVVSNNGQILRKSPSAERISESYLELSLVQKILHLGKEFHTPPILHVDKFEEGIDMLTEIPITDRIYHNYSGGDQSRTKKVGDFLSADLEKILVICFLSLHKEDLISLIRKVSALPEASELRCILTKIPGVSYCVEIINVSVSKWSGISNFLFLKGLDGKGVVAFGDERNDLEMLLHSGVGFAMKNAIPEIKKSVRHITRYSNEEDGVALALVENRIILF
- a CDS encoding glutamyl-tRNAGlu reductase: MWSTLQVYHSIQKGRENVEIPGSYSWTTCMRTIWITDSRIHGEPSALPATLEKYNGYEAYRFMLEVVSGLHSRLLGETEVLAQFRDKFKNSSLPSSAFGEYLAKFRDSLIQDSRSIRSRYLQNIGEQSYGGLANKYLKDRGLVSILGTGQLAEKILPWLKSRNVTLVGRNEKRLLELSKEFGVSVKPLIDWKPSGEAIVIAAPLNLSSYLDSITGDVVAVDFREIPLEEKWPDTIQYVSFAEMLDSLRETEERALQIREKIGPALDELVEERELETRQFIFGWEDLTCPAF
- a CDS encoding uroporphyrinogen synthase — encoded protein: MSRVLKIGSRNSALAKLQTYLVLDALREKFPNTQIELHFREASGDLDLQTPLWKMRTRGVFTQDLTKDLVEKKVDLVIHSWKDLDLEGHPGTTIVGVLDRADQRDVLLWKKSSLSKYSPSELKIQTSSPRREYNLRKFLSNSLPSRYKNSSLIFLPVRGNIQTRIRKWRDSDSDGLVLAKAALDRLLSEGFLNSNELEYQEIRKFLKEILAESVFQVFPLSLNPSAPAQGAIAAEVRADDEWALSLVRVLSKPEVVSAVQEERGILKRFGGGCHQKIGVSILRKPYGKILYQRGLTDSGEILEIEEQFSDTFFPPAESVAKAYPVPGEAVKQKRTPLDSSQGFVLSKDGKEDKVIFPEELILKDWLVTRGNAFPNLDPSLEHRGLVWTSGLKTWYQLAEKDIWVHGSLDALGEEELPKHSIFGNSLDFVKCTHIGSTEIASGLTRILTYQTQPMEDHPDLSEKTHFFWMSASQFDTALSFFPRIRDRFHACGPGITSSHIRKVLGESANLSVFIHYESWLQSLGLKEFKGKELGNQTKKNSP
- the hemB gene encoding porphobilinogen synthase; this encodes METKQRRIRLNTGLRDLASSESLNSKKLIQPLFIVEGLEEREKIDSLPGVYRDSEISVLKQAESDLKAGVTHFILFLVPKSKSNSEIPKSFYERSISSLKKEFPNAFLWIDTCMCSLTTHGHCGLLRPDGSVDNPSSVRHLSEIALTYAQSGADGIAPSDMMDGRVKSHRSILDTNGFSNIPILSYSTKFKSNFYGPFRVAADSAPGQGDRSSYQIDVRNREDSILSSIRDKEEGADFLMVKPGMTSIDLIGPIREKTGLPTGAYQVSGEYASIHYLAQNGFCDFNAALCETWQIFSRANAAYLITYGARKGKEILS
- the hemL gene encoding glutamate-1-semialdehyde 2,1-aminomutase, which translates into the protein MSQRSSELISDSWKGNTSEELFERAKIVSPGGVHSPVRSFRSVGGTPVFFVSANGPTLTDVSGKEYVDFCLSFGPLILGHRDPEVEEVVRETAGLAWSFGTAEPYSLELAEFITGRIPWAEKVRFVNSGTEAVMSALRVARAATGREKIFKFDGCYHGHLDALLVKAGSGLAGESSSDSAGISSTAIANTLTLPLDDEMAVQKLFESEGKNIAALIIEPLPANYGLLLQRKEFLLKIAEIAKKYGTLVVFDEVISGFRTGFQGMSGLLGIRPDLVTYGKIIGGGFPVGCYAGRKDLLDLVAPSGPVYQAGTLSANPFGMRAGLATLKKAERDSIYSVLEARTKTFADGMVKLLNGKTDQEWEAVTHSSLFWFRKKTQQAVRRIDQIPEGHKEGFAKVFHVLLKNGIYLAPSGYEVGFLSWAHNDSVIARTLEIADKAFKGL
- a CDS encoding sensor histidine kinase translates to MSSLWKNSRILFAIVWLLVTVSLGVWWFLLGLKLTNTVAGLSAKLNSSSESFSILERQSRMIKMEGAFFLLMLFLGGATLIWFSYRETRRNKLIHDFFSTVTHEMKTPLASLRLQAESLQEETLSLNENKLIHRLLMDSVRIESQMNRAMYLASLTRSEILYIEKVNVREIFLSIGEDFPELKIDLSRLENVSVSADRKALESIFKNLAENSLKHGKARILEVISEKQKSDRILITVSDNGFGFDGKYKVLGIPFYRHGSTSGTGIGLYIIKKLMKKMKGDMRIVPQKNGFRVDLNFLGAI
- a CDS encoding response regulator transcription factor; translation: MKAKLLLVEDDRSLGETLQERLQKEGYEVLWTVSAVSAKKLVKDEKPHLILLDVRLPDGDGFALAEELKEAKDCPPFLFLTAQAGAPERLRGFELGAEEFIPKPFHLKELLLRVKHVLESHKHSIEETRFFYKDYVLDFQGFQVRKGSEEFPLSKRDCALLHFLVTERDRTVSRAEILDKLWGEERFPTNRTIDNSIVRLRHVFGEEGERVIRSVRGVGYQWIGEIKDVE
- a CDS encoding uroporphyrinogen decarboxylase family protein; its protein translation is MSSKRYSNAISGVAQKIPPVWMMRQAGRYHKHYQALRQKYAFEELCKNPELAAEVAFGPVDDFDFDVAILFSDILFPLEALGMGLRYADAGPVLSFSIRSEKDLRKLKPVEDSISFMQFQKKAIQLTRERISEDKSVIGFVGGPWTLFTYAVSGKHEGNLSLPKILTDVRNEFLKKIIRFLKENISLQLEGGAELIMIFDTAGGDLSPELFREIVIPGIKTLADSYPGKVGYYGKGTSSPHFQALQEILTLAGFGFDHRWDLKEILKNEKRMVQGNFDQNLLFMEREEFKRTLKRYLMPYRDLSPEERIGWVCGLGHGVMPKTPEENVKSFVEIVRETFR
- the hemN gene encoding oxygen-independent coproporphyrinogen III oxidase; protein product: MTVEKELIAKYDIPAPRYTSYPTVPYWSENPTTEEWLNKVRNRIRSKNSSLSLYLHIPFCETLCSFCGCNTSITKNHSVEDPYVETILSEYSSYLREAPEISQRELKEIHLGGGTPTYLSEKNLEVLLSFILERMNVSSMPEFSLEVDPRRTRDTQLKILRDFGFKRISLGVQDFDPEVQRLVNRTQPFEMTKKTTELSRKLGYTSVNFDLIYGLPKQNLESMKRTVEKTLELRPDRIAFYSYAHVPWLKAAQRLFTESDLPSGPEKRELYEVSREMFLKAGYIEIGMDHFALESDSLSQAAKNGNLHRNFMGYTSKTTDLLLGLGVSAISDSWDCFHQNEKIVKKYQKRIHKEGFATLRGHKLDEEDLIQRSLILQLSTTGTVIVPKRILRDVKLYLASMEDDTLIRWEGNLLSLTEKGWPFLRNVCTGLDLRLRRKSPELRVFSRSI
- a CDS encoding LA_0442/LA_0875 N-terminal domain-containing protein codes for the protein MKLFLKKLFLTFAVFVTAALSISAETVLLQEGGSFRGKVVTQNQKTITIQTREGKRVIPKKEVLKVIYKDVNEAEEEKIRNLEIQKLEEEKLSKQKDQELKKRQMEEERLGKEKEEMDNKPLPPPLLKEPEVSRVGAFARSAVLPGWGQWASGRKFAAILYPTLFLAAGYAVYENNRKYIVAKKEYENYGNPYSKSSFVMAALGIANPDLPPVISDPVTLHIYNQNFSPYQDKREAVDKAYKNLQTSIGVLAGVYLINLADAFLFGGQISSKVGISDGTTKGLIFDYNPMASSGISNGGFTATLESKYTFGYRYQF